Proteins found in one Pontibacter sp. SGAir0037 genomic segment:
- the hisIE gene encoding bifunctional phosphoribosyl-AMP cyclohydrolase/phosphoribosyl-ATP diphosphatase HisIE — translation MKLDFEKSGGLVPAVVQDSITGQVLMLGYMNQEALEKTQQERLVTFFSRTKNRLWTKGETSGHTLEVISIAQDCDSDSLLIKVKPNGPTCHTGATSCFGEEETSNRATAIRFIAELEQVIQHRKTNPAEGSYTNFLFDKGVNKIAQKVGEEAVETVIDAVAGKLDTMKGEAADLLYHLLVLLAATGLELKDVVAVLEERHKK, via the coding sequence TTGAAACTTGATTTTGAAAAAAGCGGAGGATTAGTCCCTGCTGTTGTACAGGACAGTATAACAGGACAGGTTCTCATGCTTGGCTATATGAACCAGGAGGCACTGGAAAAAACACAGCAGGAAAGATTGGTTACTTTCTTTTCCCGCACCAAAAACCGCCTCTGGACAAAAGGAGAAACATCTGGCCACACGCTGGAAGTAATCAGCATTGCCCAAGACTGCGACAGCGATTCGCTTTTAATTAAAGTAAAACCCAATGGCCCAACCTGCCACACCGGTGCTACCAGTTGTTTCGGAGAGGAAGAAACCTCAAACAGAGCAACAGCCATTCGCTTTATAGCAGAACTGGAGCAGGTGATTCAGCATAGAAAAACAAATCCGGCAGAAGGTTCTTATACAAATTTCCTGTTTGATAAAGGCGTGAATAAAATTGCGCAGAAAGTAGGAGAGGAGGCTGTAGAAACAGTGATTGATGCCGTGGCAGGTAAATTAGACACCATGAAGGGCGAAGCAGCTGATCTGCTGTATCATTTGCTGGTGCTGCTAGCTGCTACCGGACTGGAGTTGAAGGATGTGGTGGCGGTTCTGGAAGAGCGTCATAAAAAGTAA
- a CDS encoding choice-of-anchor I family protein: MRKKLRSFLFLVLLSSGAQAQTLLHYWNFNNTSSLEAHLTPVSILDGASIKHIAGGTSAIAEKEGTGQGFDRENLNARNGDPAGNHLRFNNPIGGALLFHIPTTGFRNILIKYVSMRSGSGAGTQLIEYTTNGTDYTPFTTIAPNNGTPQLETLDFSGIAAANNNDNFKIRISFEQEAGGLVGNNRFDNFTVEGEQAGADVLPPSLTFSPAANAVHVAVDVHPSITFNEDVRLRDNTAITNNNVANLVEFKLQDAQGTAIAYSATFADRTITIIPATSLAPNQTYYIALKADVVEDFSDNAVETSPSFTFTTIAQQTQFQPGDLLFVAYRMNATGTEDEVAFITLVDILPGTMVHFTDAKYTDNTQPQCEGGLTWVAPATGIAAGTVIRIQNDVPSTSHGTVYGSKFGLSSGGDQVLVYTGTPQNPSYITALSSNAWVEANTSCSGSLSKLPASLTLGHHAISLSGAPGNTAGNTANAFYKGRTTGTKAELQAAILMPENWEGTASGTAAQRWPEWAFPGPPAVASARVLNQNTLELAFNKELAAASAAMLANYTGIDGLQSALLADDAKTVTLLFSTAFASGATYTLQVAGVKDKEDRVMHSAYTFSFTYNTTISFATKFLSVSESAGTAEVTINIENPAEATAKLVLKAAPFSTATASDFTFSTQSIQLTGASGTSHTLSIPIINDTEEEQDEYFVLSLEDITGATLTGSQYLTIYIRDNDRKATQPNQEIRLAHVSSFEPVGANGSTTEIVVHDPASQRLFMTSSVQNRLDIADFSNPAAITLIKSIDMAPYGGITSVAVRDGIVAVASPNADEQQNGSVIFMNTNGDVQAQVTVGALPDMVTFTPDGTKVLTANEGQPNDAYTIDPEGSISIIDISGGIANLGQAHVTTLLFTAYNEQEAALMAAGVRKTKSTSTLSQDLEPEYISVSPDSRKAWVTLQENNAIAELNLETKSITAIWPLGTKDMSALGNGFDASDNSGVVHLSNWPIKSFYIPDGVANYTVGSTTYLVTANEGDEKEYGSLNERTTVGAATLDQAKFPHAAVLKDNHNLGRLRITNLHGDTDGDGDLDELYMLGSRSFSIWNAETKELVYDSGDDFELYTSTEPSIASLFNSDHEGNGFKSRSRAKGPEPENVTVATIDGAVYAFVALERVGGVMVYNISDPANVKFVDYLNTRNTATYAGDHGPEGIIYIMAQNSPDGKPYIAVANEISGTVSVFEVQKTITSAKGEVLATKQNFHLYPNPATGKEVFFSKQVDVQVLDVTGKLLFTGTALKSIDISGFKTGLYFVRTSEGAVRRLVVK, from the coding sequence ATGAGAAAAAAACTACGCAGTTTTCTATTCCTGGTATTGTTGAGTTCAGGGGCACAGGCGCAAACGCTGCTGCATTACTGGAACTTTAACAACACCAGTAGCCTGGAAGCACATCTTACTCCTGTTTCCATTCTGGATGGTGCTTCTATAAAGCATATAGCCGGTGGAACCAGTGCCATTGCAGAAAAAGAGGGTACAGGCCAGGGGTTCGACCGGGAAAACCTCAATGCCCGAAATGGAGATCCGGCAGGAAACCATCTTCGTTTTAACAATCCGATTGGCGGTGCGCTTCTCTTTCATATACCGACTACCGGTTTCCGAAACATCCTGATAAAATATGTGAGCATGCGTTCAGGTTCAGGGGCCGGAACACAGCTTATTGAATACACAACAAACGGAACCGACTATACCCCTTTCACGACCATAGCTCCTAACAACGGAACACCTCAGCTTGAAACCCTTGACTTTTCAGGTATAGCAGCTGCCAATAATAACGATAACTTTAAGATCAGGATAAGCTTTGAGCAGGAGGCCGGAGGACTGGTAGGAAACAATCGCTTTGATAATTTTACAGTTGAGGGCGAGCAGGCAGGAGCCGATGTTCTGCCTCCGAGCCTAACATTTTCGCCCGCTGCCAACGCCGTGCATGTAGCGGTAGATGTTCATCCAAGCATTACCTTTAACGAGGATGTCCGCTTACGCGACAACACTGCTATCACCAATAATAATGTGGCAAACCTGGTAGAATTTAAATTACAGGATGCGCAAGGTACTGCCATTGCTTACAGTGCAACCTTTGCCGACAGAACCATCACAATTATACCGGCTACATCTTTGGCACCGAATCAGACTTATTACATTGCCCTGAAAGCCGATGTAGTAGAAGACTTCAGTGACAATGCAGTTGAAACTTCGCCATCGTTTACATTTACCACGATTGCGCAGCAAACACAGTTTCAGCCTGGCGACCTGCTTTTTGTAGCCTATCGTATGAATGCAACAGGTACGGAAGATGAAGTAGCTTTTATCACGTTGGTAGATATACTGCCCGGAACAATGGTTCATTTTACTGATGCCAAGTATACAGACAATACCCAGCCGCAATGCGAAGGCGGGCTTACCTGGGTAGCCCCTGCCACCGGCATTGCAGCAGGAACTGTCATTCGAATTCAGAATGATGTACCAAGCACAAGCCACGGCACTGTTTACGGCTCTAAATTCGGCTTAAGTTCCGGTGGCGACCAGGTACTTGTGTATACCGGAACGCCTCAAAATCCATCCTACATCACGGCCTTGAGCTCCAATGCCTGGGTAGAGGCAAACACATCCTGTAGCGGCAGTCTTTCTAAATTGCCCGCATCACTTACTCTTGGTCATCATGCCATCAGCCTGAGCGGTGCTCCGGGCAATACAGCAGGTAACACCGCTAATGCCTTTTATAAAGGCCGGACAACAGGTACAAAAGCAGAACTACAGGCGGCTATTCTGATGCCTGAAAACTGGGAGGGTACTGCATCGGGAACAGCAGCCCAGCGCTGGCCTGAGTGGGCATTCCCTGGTCCACCAGCTGTAGCTAGTGCCCGTGTCCTTAATCAGAACACCCTGGAGCTGGCCTTTAACAAGGAGCTTGCAGCTGCATCGGCTGCTATGCTGGCAAATTATACTGGAATAGACGGGCTGCAGTCTGCTCTATTGGCTGATGATGCTAAAACAGTCACGCTTCTTTTCAGTACCGCCTTCGCATCCGGAGCAACTTATACCTTACAGGTGGCTGGTGTAAAAGACAAAGAAGATAGAGTAATGCATAGTGCCTACACCTTCTCCTTTACCTATAACACCACCATTTCCTTTGCCACTAAGTTTTTATCTGTCAGTGAATCAGCAGGTACAGCGGAGGTAACAATAAATATCGAAAATCCTGCTGAGGCGACAGCAAAGCTGGTTCTCAAAGCTGCCCCATTCAGTACAGCTACCGCTTCTGACTTCACTTTCAGCACACAAAGCATTCAACTAACCGGTGCAAGCGGTACCAGCCATACCCTCAGCATCCCGATCATCAACGACACGGAAGAAGAGCAGGACGAATATTTTGTGTTAAGCCTGGAAGATATAACAGGTGCAACACTAACTGGCAGCCAATACCTGACAATCTATATCAGAGACAATGACAGGAAAGCAACGCAACCAAACCAGGAGATACGGTTGGCGCATGTATCCAGCTTTGAACCGGTAGGCGCCAATGGCAGTACCACCGAAATTGTAGTACATGATCCGGCTTCGCAACGCCTGTTCATGACCAGTTCTGTACAGAACAGGCTGGATATTGCTGATTTTTCAAATCCGGCTGCCATTACCCTTATTAAGTCGATCGACATGGCACCTTATGGCGGTATTACCAGTGTAGCTGTTCGTGATGGCATTGTAGCTGTTGCCAGTCCGAATGCCGACGAGCAGCAAAATGGTTCTGTTATATTTATGAATACAAACGGAGACGTGCAGGCACAGGTAACAGTAGGAGCATTGCCCGATATGGTTACTTTTACTCCGGATGGAACAAAAGTTTTAACGGCTAACGAAGGACAACCGAACGATGCCTATACCATAGATCCGGAAGGCTCGATCAGTATTATAGACATTTCAGGAGGCATTGCTAATTTAGGACAGGCACATGTTACCACTTTATTGTTTACAGCCTACAACGAGCAGGAGGCAGCACTGATGGCTGCCGGCGTTCGTAAGACAAAATCCACCAGTACTTTATCGCAGGATTTGGAGCCGGAGTATATTTCTGTTTCACCTGATTCGCGTAAGGCTTGGGTAACGCTGCAAGAGAATAATGCCATAGCCGAACTCAACCTGGAAACAAAATCCATAACTGCTATCTGGCCTTTAGGCACAAAAGACATGAGTGCTTTGGGCAACGGTTTCGATGCTTCCGATAACAGTGGCGTGGTGCATCTTTCCAACTGGCCGATCAAATCTTTCTATATTCCGGATGGAGTAGCAAACTATACCGTAGGCAGTACAACATACCTGGTTACTGCAAACGAAGGAGATGAGAAAGAGTACGGCAGCTTAAACGAACGTACCACCGTAGGAGCTGCCACTCTCGATCAGGCCAAATTCCCACATGCAGCTGTGTTAAAAGACAACCATAACCTGGGCCGTTTGCGCATTACCAACCTGCATGGCGATACCGATGGCGATGGCGACTTAGACGAGCTGTACATGCTTGGTTCCCGCTCTTTCTCCATCTGGAATGCCGAAACAAAGGAGTTGGTATATGACAGTGGGGATGATTTTGAATTATACACTTCTACAGAACCTTCCATAGCATCGCTTTTTAATTCAGACCACGAGGGCAATGGCTTTAAAAGCAGGAGCCGGGCTAAAGGACCTGAACCAGAAAATGTTACCGTAGCTACGATCGATGGTGCCGTGTATGCCTTTGTCGCGCTGGAGCGGGTAGGTGGCGTGATGGTTTATAATATTTCGGACCCTGCCAATGTTAAATTTGTAGATTACCTAAATACCCGCAACACGGCTACCTATGCCGGTGACCACGGCCCGGAAGGAATTATTTACATCATGGCACAGAACAGCCCTGATGGCAAACCTTACATAGCTGTTGCCAACGAAATCAGCGGAACGGTTTCAGTATTTGAAGTACAGAAAACGATTACTTCTGCTAAAGGAGAGGTATTGGCTACGAAACAAAACTTTCACCTTTACCCCAACCCAGCTACGGGCAAAGAAGTGTTTTTCAGCAAACAGGTAGATGTGCAGGTGCTGGATGTAACCGGCAAGCTATTATTTACAGGCACAGCTTTAAAGTCAATTGATATCTCAGGCTTTAAAACAGGATTATACTTTGTGCGCACATCAGAAGGGGCTGTAAGAAGACTAGTTGTTAAATAA
- the hisF gene encoding imidazole glycerol phosphate synthase subunit HisF: MLTKRIVPCLDIKNGRCVKGIQFENIRDAGDPVELAKWYAEQGADELVFLDITATNEERKTFAELVRDIARHIDIPFTVGGGIGAVADVEVLLMAGADKVSVNSAAIRNPGLVEELAKRFGSQCITVAVDTKFTEATGWKVYARAGTVETKHATVNWCRNVTDLGAGEILLTSMNNDGTKAGFALDITGEVSNAVTVPVVASGGAGTMQHFADVFHQANADAALAASLFHFRELEVPVLKKFLQEQGVDVRI, encoded by the coding sequence ATGCTAACAAAACGTATTGTTCCCTGCCTCGACATTAAAAACGGGCGCTGTGTAAAAGGTATTCAGTTCGAAAATATACGTGATGCCGGAGATCCTGTAGAGCTGGCCAAATGGTACGCCGAGCAGGGGGCTGATGAACTGGTGTTCCTGGACATTACCGCCACCAATGAAGAACGCAAGACTTTTGCAGAACTGGTTCGTGACATAGCACGCCATATCGATATACCTTTTACAGTGGGCGGAGGCATAGGAGCAGTTGCGGATGTGGAGGTGCTGCTTATGGCCGGGGCAGATAAAGTTTCTGTCAACTCAGCGGCTATACGTAATCCGGGTTTGGTCGAAGAACTTGCCAAGCGGTTCGGAAGCCAGTGCATTACAGTGGCAGTAGACACAAAATTTACCGAAGCTACCGGATGGAAGGTCTATGCACGCGCCGGTACAGTGGAAACAAAACATGCCACCGTAAACTGGTGCCGCAACGTAACTGACCTGGGAGCAGGGGAGATACTGCTGACCAGTATGAACAACGACGGCACCAAAGCAGGGTTTGCCCTTGATATTACAGGTGAAGTCTCTAATGCTGTCACGGTGCCTGTTGTTGCATCCGGAGGTGCCGGTACCATGCAGCATTTCGCGGATGTGTTTCACCAAGCCAATGCTGACGCCGCTTTAGCAGCCAGCCTGTTCCATTTCAGGGAACTGGAGGTGCCCGTTCTGAAAAAATTCCTGCAGGAACAGGGAGTTGATGTGCGGATTTAA
- the hisH gene encoding imidazole glycerol phosphate synthase subunit HisH yields the protein MNLIIVDYKAGNVQSVMFALERLGVQGTLSCDAETIKAADKVIFPGVGEASSAMAQLKARNLDQLLPTLEQPFFGVCLGMQLLCQHSEEGDTNMLGIIPTKVKRFQTDLKVPHMGWNQLENLQSPLFTGINEQENVYYVHSYYVPVGDCTIAQTAYPEPFSAALHYKNFYAAQFHPEKSGPAGSQILKNFLAL from the coding sequence ATGAATTTAATTATAGTAGATTATAAAGCCGGAAACGTGCAATCGGTTATGTTTGCCCTGGAGCGCCTGGGCGTGCAGGGAACGCTGAGCTGTGACGCTGAAACCATAAAGGCTGCTGACAAAGTTATTTTTCCGGGAGTGGGAGAAGCTTCTTCGGCCATGGCACAGCTTAAAGCCCGTAACCTGGATCAACTGCTTCCCACCCTGGAGCAACCTTTTTTTGGCGTGTGCCTTGGCATGCAGCTATTGTGCCAGCATTCCGAGGAAGGAGACACCAACATGCTCGGCATCATTCCAACTAAAGTTAAGCGTTTTCAAACAGATCTGAAGGTGCCGCACATGGGCTGGAACCAATTGGAAAACCTGCAGTCTCCTTTGTTTACAGGTATAAACGAGCAGGAGAATGTATACTATGTGCACAGCTACTACGTGCCTGTAGGAGATTGCACAATAGCACAAACCGCTTACCCGGAGCCTTTTTCAGCTGCTCTGCACTATAAAAACTTTTATGCTGCCCAGTTTCACCCGGAGAAAAGCGGACCAGCCGGCAGCCAGATTCTCAAGAACTTCTTAGCTTTATGA
- a CDS encoding chloride channel protein: protein MPYTKKYKIPLLWLRRHTSDRDFMLISSVLVGLTAGLAAVVLKTFVHYIHELLAYGNRLLDQPIWLVVFPIIGILLTVTLVQFFFGGNIGKGTANILFLISQKSSLVERHKMYSHILTSGITAGFGGSAGLESPIVVTGSAIGSNYGREYHLNFRDRTLLLACGAAAGIAAVFNAPIAGVLFAIEVLLTDITISAFIPLIISAVVGALCSRIILKEEILFSVEQMDAFQAYNVPYYVLLGILCGITSVYYTRMVHRIEDVFAPFQNQVYQRAIVGGILLGLLIMLFPPLFGEGYQSIKLLQNSHPSVLLEDSWLSFFGSNEWLILCFVGALALVKVFATTLTIVSGGNGGNFAPSMFVGAHLGFFFSRLLNMLQVSKIPESSFTMVGMAGILSGVMHAPLTAVFLIAEITGGYTLMIPIMIVSATSFALVKYYEPYSLDTKKLAQKGELLGRNKDLTILRILKIRHLIETEFQQVPAEANLGELVQVIAHSTRNIFPVVGQDKRLEGIILLENVREIMFKTEQYDQVMVKQLMIKPMALIQIDDSMADVMKKFDETGAWNLPVVDNEKYVGFVSKSSIFTKYRKLLIKTTEM from the coding sequence ATGCCTTATACTAAAAAGTATAAAATTCCTTTACTATGGTTAAGAAGACATACTTCTGACCGCGACTTTATGCTCATTTCCAGTGTGCTGGTTGGTTTAACAGCAGGTCTGGCAGCAGTAGTTCTCAAAACCTTTGTGCATTACATTCACGAACTGCTGGCTTACGGAAACAGGCTCCTGGATCAGCCCATCTGGCTTGTCGTATTTCCTATCATTGGTATCCTGCTCACGGTTACGCTGGTGCAGTTCTTTTTCGGAGGCAACATCGGCAAAGGTACAGCCAACATTTTGTTCCTTATCTCGCAAAAGTCGAGCCTGGTAGAGCGGCATAAGATGTATTCACACATACTTACCAGTGGAATTACAGCAGGTTTTGGTGGTTCGGCAGGTCTGGAGTCTCCTATTGTGGTTACTGGTTCTGCCATCGGGTCTAATTACGGGCGCGAATATCACCTGAACTTTCGGGACAGAACCTTGCTCTTAGCGTGTGGCGCTGCGGCAGGTATTGCTGCCGTGTTTAACGCGCCCATTGCCGGTGTGCTTTTTGCAATTGAGGTACTCTTGACAGACATTACCATTTCAGCTTTCATTCCTTTAATTATTTCGGCTGTAGTAGGCGCACTCTGTTCGCGCATCATCTTAAAGGAAGAAATACTTTTCTCTGTCGAACAAATGGACGCTTTTCAGGCTTATAACGTGCCATATTATGTGCTGCTCGGCATTCTTTGCGGCATCACCTCGGTTTACTATACCCGCATGGTGCACCGTATAGAAGATGTTTTTGCTCCTTTTCAGAACCAGGTTTATCAGAGGGCTATAGTAGGAGGAATCCTGCTGGGGCTGCTCATTATGCTTTTCCCGCCTCTGTTCGGGGAAGGTTACCAAAGTATTAAGTTGCTGCAAAACAGCCATCCTTCTGTATTGCTGGAGGATAGCTGGCTTTCATTTTTTGGCTCAAACGAATGGCTTATCCTTTGCTTTGTAGGAGCACTGGCACTGGTAAAAGTGTTTGCCACAACGTTAACCATTGTATCGGGTGGTAACGGCGGAAACTTTGCTCCTTCTATGTTTGTAGGGGCACACTTGGGTTTCTTCTTCTCCAGGCTGCTGAACATGCTGCAGGTAAGCAAAATACCCGAAAGCAGCTTTACCATGGTGGGAATGGCCGGTATCTTAAGCGGTGTAATGCACGCACCTCTTACCGCAGTCTTCCTGATTGCCGAAATTACGGGAGGCTATACCCTCATGATCCCGATTATGATCGTGTCGGCTACTTCTTTTGCCCTGGTGAAATATTACGAACCATACTCCCTCGATACCAAAAAGCTTGCCCAGAAAGGCGAGCTTCTTGGCCGGAACAAAGACCTGACAATTCTTCGCATCCTGAAGATCCGGCACCTGATTGAAACGGAATTTCAGCAGGTACCGGCCGAAGCCAACTTAGGTGAACTGGTTCAGGTTATAGCGCACTCAACCCGTAATATTTTTCCTGTTGTTGGTCAGGATAAGCGCTTGGAAGGAATCATCCTGCTGGAAAACGTGCGTGAGATCATGTTTAAAACGGAGCAGTATGACCAGGTAATGGTAAAGCAGCTTATGATCAAACCAATGGCCCTGATCCAGATAGACGATAGTATGGCAGACGTAATGAAAAAGTTTGATGAGACCGGTGCCTGGAATCTGCCTGTCGTTGACAATGAGAAATATGTTGGTTTTGTGTCTAAATCCAGCATCTTTACCAAGTATAGAAAGCTTCTTATCAAAACAACAGAGATGTAG
- the hisA gene encoding 1-(5-phosphoribosyl)-5-[(5-phosphoribosylamino)methylideneamino]imidazole-4-carboxamide isomerase: MMEIIPAIDIIGGQCVRLTEGDFAQQTTYNSNPLEVAKQFEAHGIKRLHLVDLDGARARKPVNLAVLESIAANTSLTIDFGGGLQSDEALRQAFDAGATQITAGSIAVREPEKVKQWLMQYGADKIIIGADFKGNNIAISAWTEESNHPLQDFMSDYLQTGARLFICTDVSKDGKLQGPATDTYQQLKLALPAAELIASGGVTTVDDLKALDKMGVKGAIIGKAIYEGTIQLKDLEQFLC, encoded by the coding sequence ATGATGGAAATTATACCTGCCATAGATATTATAGGCGGCCAGTGTGTGCGCCTGACGGAGGGCGATTTTGCCCAGCAAACCACGTACAACAGCAATCCGCTGGAAGTAGCCAAGCAGTTTGAAGCGCATGGCATTAAGCGGCTGCACCTGGTTGACTTGGACGGTGCAAGGGCCCGGAAACCTGTTAACCTGGCTGTGCTGGAAAGCATTGCTGCTAATACCAGTCTCACCATAGATTTTGGCGGAGGGCTGCAGTCCGATGAGGCGCTCAGGCAAGCTTTTGATGCCGGTGCCACGCAGATCACGGCGGGTAGTATTGCTGTGCGTGAACCTGAAAAGGTAAAGCAATGGCTCATGCAGTACGGTGCGGATAAAATCATAATCGGGGCTGACTTCAAAGGCAATAACATCGCCATCAGTGCCTGGACGGAAGAAAGCAACCACCCTTTACAAGACTTTATGTCGGATTATCTGCAAACAGGCGCAAGGCTTTTTATCTGTACAGATGTAAGCAAAGATGGGAAGCTGCAGGGGCCAGCCACCGATACTTACCAGCAGCTGAAGCTGGCGCTGCCAGCAGCTGAGCTAATTGCCAGTGGCGGAGTAACAACGGTAGACGATCTTAAAGCTTTAGATAAAATGGGAGTGAAAGGTGCCATTATCGGGAAAGCCATCTACGAAGGCACTATTCAGTTAAAAGACTTAGAACAATTCTTATGCTAA
- a CDS encoding alpha/beta fold hydrolase, protein MNSPKWLDRILYPFRHHTFSLPAGRMHYVDEGSGEPIVFVHGTPTWSFLWRQQIKSLSRTYRCIAPDHLGFGLSDKPPGFAYTPEAHAQNLEQLLEHLQLDNITLVVHDFGGSIGLNYALKHPEKIKNLVILNTWMWSLEEQRQLIKISRFMSSSFGKFLYISLAFSPRVLLPQGYHKRKHLPKDVHQHYLKPLASSSARLGTWHFAKALHQSADFFESLWEQREKLKGKNILFIWGDKDKLLPLSLLHKWTSSFPEAKTIKINAGHFLQEEKGSEVTEAIKAFL, encoded by the coding sequence ATGAATTCTCCGAAATGGCTTGATCGCATCCTTTACCCTTTTCGCCACCATACCTTTAGCCTGCCGGCCGGGAGAATGCATTACGTTGACGAAGGAAGCGGAGAGCCCATCGTGTTTGTGCACGGTACGCCTACCTGGTCCTTTCTCTGGCGGCAGCAGATCAAGTCGCTCAGCAGGACTTATCGCTGCATCGCACCCGATCACCTTGGGTTCGGCTTATCAGATAAACCTCCCGGATTTGCCTATACCCCTGAAGCACATGCACAAAACCTGGAGCAGCTGCTGGAGCATTTACAACTGGATAATATTACTTTGGTAGTACATGATTTCGGAGGCAGTATCGGTTTGAATTATGCGCTTAAACATCCGGAGAAAATAAAGAACCTGGTGATTCTGAACACCTGGATGTGGTCGCTGGAAGAGCAGCGGCAGCTGATTAAAATCAGTAGGTTTATGAGTAGCAGCTTTGGCAAGTTTCTGTACATTAGTTTAGCTTTTTCTCCCAGGGTGCTGCTTCCGCAGGGGTATCACAAGCGGAAGCACCTTCCGAAAGATGTACACCAGCACTACCTCAAGCCACTTGCCAGCTCCTCCGCCAGATTGGGTACCTGGCATTTTGCAAAAGCGCTTCACCAGTCTGCTGATTTTTTTGAATCGCTTTGGGAACAGCGTGAGAAACTGAAAGGAAAGAATATACTATTTATCTGGGGTGATAAAGATAAGCTGCTGCCCTTGAGTTTGCTGCATAAATGGACCAGCAGCTTTCCCGAAGCAAAGACCATAAAAATTAATGCAGGGCATTTTTTGCAGGAAGAAAAAGGAAGTGAGGTTACAGAGGCTATTAAGGCATTTTTATAA
- the mgtE gene encoding magnesium transporter translates to MNSATNDLNLKDLRNRHPNDISEVICELNSKERVLAFLLLPGELKAEVFTYFNHAVQEEILKQLGSTDTAEMLENMAPDDRTEIFENFPDLLIKESINLLSPEEKRIALNLLGYPEKSIARLMTPYYIQARKGWSVKQALNNIKRYGKKAETLNHIYVVDKDNKLIDDIRIGKLLMADEEQTVESLMDYTFVSLTTTMTKDEAIEQFNKYDRAVMPVVSESGVLVGIVTFDDIFDEIERRDTEDIQKFGGLEALELSYTDTPLLTLVRKRASVLIILFLGEMLTASAMGFFEEEISQAVVLALFIPLIISSGGNSGSQAATLIVRAMAIKELGLRDWWYVMRKEILSGLMLGLILGAVGFLRIFLWQQAGFYDYGEYAILIGLTVGLSLIGIVLWGTLSGSMIPFLLQKLGLDPATSSAPFVATLVDVTGLIIYFTIAASILRGTLL, encoded by the coding sequence ATGAACTCAGCAACAAATGATCTGAACCTAAAGGATCTGCGGAACAGGCACCCAAACGATATTTCTGAAGTAATATGTGAGCTTAACTCCAAAGAACGCGTGCTGGCCTTTCTGCTGCTGCCAGGAGAGTTAAAGGCCGAGGTCTTTACTTATTTTAACCATGCGGTTCAGGAGGAAATACTGAAACAGCTGGGCTCTACCGATACAGCAGAAATGCTTGAAAATATGGCCCCGGACGACCGCACCGAGATTTTTGAGAATTTCCCGGATCTGCTCATCAAAGAATCTATCAACCTGCTTTCCCCGGAAGAAAAACGTATCGCGTTAAACCTGCTGGGATACCCTGAAAAGAGCATTGCACGTCTCATGACACCTTATTACATTCAGGCCCGCAAAGGCTGGAGTGTTAAGCAGGCTTTGAACAACATTAAGCGCTACGGTAAAAAAGCAGAAACACTTAACCATATTTATGTGGTTGATAAGGACAATAAGCTCATCGACGACATCCGGATCGGAAAGCTGCTGATGGCAGATGAAGAGCAGACAGTGGAGTCGTTGATGGACTATACCTTTGTGAGCCTCACCACCACCATGACCAAGGACGAAGCCATAGAACAGTTCAATAAATACGACAGAGCCGTAATGCCTGTGGTATCAGAAAGCGGTGTGTTAGTGGGTATAGTTACATTCGACGACATTTTTGATGAAATAGAGCGAAGAGACACCGAGGATATTCAGAAGTTTGGGGGTTTGGAAGCGCTGGAATTGTCGTATACCGATACACCCCTGTTGACGCTGGTTCGTAAACGCGCCAGCGTACTGATCATCCTTTTCCTGGGAGAAATGCTGACAGCTTCAGCTATGGGCTTTTTTGAGGAAGAAATCTCACAGGCTGTAGTGTTGGCTCTCTTTATTCCGCTCATTATCTCCAGTGGTGGTAACTCCGGTTCACAGGCCGCCACGCTTATCGTTCGGGCTATGGCCATTAAGGAGCTAGGGCTAAGAGACTGGTGGTATGTGATGCGTAAAGAAATTCTTTCTGGCCTTATGCTGGGGCTTATACTCGGTGCTGTAGGTTTCCTGCGCATATTTCTCTGGCAGCAGGCAGGCTTTTACGATTACGGAGAGTATGCTATACTGATCGGATTAACAGTCGGCTTGTCTTTGATCGGCATCGTGTTATGGGGAACACTATCAGGATCTATGATTCCGTTCCTGCTTCAGAAGCTCGGGCTGGATCCTGCAACGTCGTCTGCTCCGTTTGTGGCTACGCTGGTAGATGTAACCGGGCTGATCATTTATTTTACGATTGCAGCGTCTATTCTTCGTGGCACATTACTTTAA